In the Aristaeella hokkaidonensis genome, AGACCAACCTGTTTGAAAACCCGGAAATGGTAGACAACCCGGAGAAGACGGAAGAAACGGAAACACCCGCTCCGGAGGCAAACTCTGTGGTTATGCTTGCGACCCCGGCACCGGCTGAAACGGCAGCACCGGAAGCAACAGACGCTCCGGAACCGGAAGCCACGGCTGACGAAGTTCCCGCCACGGACGTGCCTGCGACCGATGCGCCTGTAACAGAAACGCCTGCAGGGGAAGCAGAAGCCACGGCAGAACCGGAGCCGACTGCTGAACCGGAGAAAACAGAAGAACCGAAAGAAGAAACAAAGCAGACCGCAGAAGATGTTCCGGAAGACATTGAGGATATCGACCTGGACGCGGAAGAATACGAAATCATTAACGCGCTGGTTGCTCTGAACGAGGCGGATGGCCCGCTGGAATTCATCGCGACAGAAGACGGTGTGCCGGTAACGGCGAAGCCGAGGGTGAGCCAGTGCAAGGATAAGATCCGGATCAGCCTGGACGACCTGTGCAAGTGTGTGGAAGGCTGGAAACTGACGGACGACGGCGTGGGTACCGTTGTGCTGGAGGCAGCCGGATATACCCTGGCCCTGTATGATGAAAACCAGGGCTGCACCGCGACTGTGAACGGAACGCAGATTACCATAGCAGAGGATGATTATGACTTCGTATCCGAAGGCCATTTCATCAATGCTCAGTTCCTGGCGACAGCCCTGAAGGGCGAGGCGGCCTGGGACAAGGAAGAAAATACCCTGATGCTTCGGATCCGGGACAAGGACGCGGTTCAGTACGCGGATTGATGGACAATCCGGTTCGGAAACGGCCGGACAGGAGATTGAAACCGATACCGAAATGCTGTATGATAGGAACCCGCGCCGGAACCCCGGCGACGAATACGAAGGAGGTGCTTTGCCGTGAAGTCCGCTATGATCAGACTGAGCCTGGTTGAGAATGTGAACAATTTCGTCAACATCGTTGCGCGCTACCCCTATGAGATGGATCTGCGTGCAGGGCGCCATGTGGTGGACGCCAAGTCAATCCTGGGTATTTTCTCCCTGGATCTGTCAAAGCCGATCACCCTGGAGATCTACAGTGATGACTGCAGCGACCTGCTGGAAGAGATCAGCCCTTTCCTGATGAAGGAAGAGTAAACAGGCAAAGAATAGAGACCGGTCAGATGACCGGTCTTTTCTTTTTTTCCGAACAATACGGATAAAAATCTTTGAATCATTCGGATATTGTGCTATAATTACCTGTTGTGAAATGATTTACCAGAGGATGCTTCGGAAGCAGAATTGGAGAAGAAAGATGGACAGAATCCGCCGGAACGAGCGCATGACCGCAATGATCAAACTGCTGTCGGGAACCCCCAACAGGATCTTTACGCTGAACAGCTTCTGTGAACTGTTCGGATCCGCGAAATCAACGATGAGCGAGGATGTTGACCTGCTGCAGCAGGTGACAAAGGCTTTTGACCTGGGAGAAATCGATACGGTGACCGGCGCAGCTGGCGGCGTAAGGTACCGCCCGAAGGTGAGCCGGGAAAAGGCGCGGGCTACCATTGAAAAGCTGTGCGCGGATCTCAGCGGCACGGAACGGGTGCTTCCAGGCGGATTCCTGTATTACAGCGATATCCTTTCCATGCCGGAGATCGTGAACCGGATGGGCGAAATCATTGCTACCGAGTACTATGACACAGAGCCGGATTTTGTGCTGACGATGGAAACCAAGGGAATTCCGGTGGCTTTCGCGACGGCCAATGCGCTGGGCGTGCCGCTGGTGATTGCCAGGCACTCCTCCCGGGTTTACGAGGGTTCTGCGGTGAATATCAACTACGTTTCCGGCAGCGGGAGCATCGAGACGATGAGCCTGAGCCGTCGGGCGGTGAAGGAAAACCAGCAGGCGCTGATTGTGGACGACTTCCTGAAGGGAGGCGGCACAGCCGGCGGTATGGTGGAACTGATGCGGGAATTCAATGTGAAAGTGGTCGGCATGGCGTTCGTCATGGCAACCGCTTCACCGGAAAAGAAGCGGATTACGGGTGAAAAATCCCTGATGACGCTGGAAGTCACAGACGGGGATCCGGCGGTGGCCGTTGTCAGGCCGGCGGAGTGGCTGAAATAAGCTGCTGATTTGCCAAAGGATAAAAACGCATGATATAATAACAGAATGTCAGAAAGGGGGGTGAACCGCAGGTGTACGATATGCAGCCTCCGCAGCCGGTACAGATGCCGACACTGCAGGAGAAAAAACGCATGAGCGTGCCACAGATTATGCTGATCGTGCTGGCGCTGGCTTTTGCTGCCTGGTATCTGATCACCTCGCTGGCTCCCGAAGCTGCCCCCTATGCCCAGATTACCGCAGGTGTAATCGGCTCCCGTTATACCGGAGACTGCCTGATCGTGCGGGATGAGACGCCCTTTGATCAGGAAGCCGTATCCAGCGTTGAATACCTGGCGGAAGAGGGAAGCTATGTTTCCCCGGGCACAGATATCTGTAACGTCTATTCCTCCGGCTTCAGCACACGGGAACTGGAAACCCTGCAGGATTTCCGGGACCAGATCAAGGAATACCAGGTAAAGCTGCTGAACGCGGAAATCAATACAGACCCGCAGATGGAAAAACTGGAAGCGGAAGTGCTGACGCGGGCTCGTGAAGTCCGGGAACTGATCGGCGGTGCCCGGGGCAACATGAATAACCAGGAAGCGCTGCTTGCGGCAGCAATCCGTGCGCGTCAGAGCCGGCTGAAGGAGAAGTACAGCGGAGATCAGCGGATGACCCGTTTGTATGATGACGAACAGAGCCAGCTGCAGCGAATCGCCAGCTGGACCAAGAAGTCTGTTGCGCTGAAAGAGGGCCTGGTCAGCTTCTATTCCGACGGATATGAGTATGACCTGACAATTACCAACTATGACAAGTTCAGTCCGGCCCAGGTCCGTGCGATGATCAACGGACAGAAACCGGCTTCCTCCAACGATATCAGTTCAAAGGGAAAAACCACGATCTACCGTGTGGTACGCGATGGGCACTGGGTTGTGCTGATGCTGATCAAGGACAGCAACTGGAATCCGGTGGAAGGCGCGATATACGAACTGAAACTGGAGAACTTCAAGGATACCATGGTTCAGGCGCAGGTGCTCAGTTTTACCCGGACCGGCGGTGAACTGGAGGTCCGGCTGGACGTGCAGTCCAAGGTGCAACCGGTATTGTATATCCGGACATGTTCAGGTGTGCTGGGAGACAACGTGACCAGCCTGACGGTGCCGACAAAGGCCATATATACGCAGGACAACATGCCCGGCGTTGTGGTCGTGGATGGAGAATATCCGTTCTTCATTCCCGTCAATGTGATGGATGAAAAGGACGGGATGGTTTACATCTCTCCGATACAGCAGGGTACGCTCTATGAAGGGCAGACTGTAAAGCTGTTCTGATCAGGGAGGAGACAGACACCATGACCCGGGAGGAACTGGAAAGCAGAGTTGAACGAGTCCGGCAGGAGCTGGAAGAAGCTTCGGCAGGACGTTATCCCATACCGAAACTGATTGCCGTGACGAAAACCCACAGCGCGGAGGAAATCCTGCCGCTGGCTGAAATGGGAATCACAGACATCGGCGAGAACAGGGTGCAGGAGCTTCTGACCAAGCTGCCGGAGCTTCAGGACCGGTTTCAGATTCACCTGATCGGCCGCCTGCAGCGGAACAAGGTGAAGCAGATTGTCGGAGATGTATGTATGATTCAATCCGTGGACAGCGAACCGCTGGCCAGGGAGATTCATAACCGGGCGCTGGCTGCCGGGAGGCGGATGCCGGTGCTGGTGGAAATCAGCCCCGCGGGAGAAGAACAGAAAGGCGGCGTACCGTTTGAGGAGACGGAAGCGTTTCTGAAGCAGATTGCGCCCCTGGAGGGGATTGAGATCCGGGGACTGATGGCGGTGATGCCGCTGACAGAGGATCAGGATTATCTGGACGGATTATTTGCACGGACGCGCGGACTGTTTGACAGGATCAGGGATAAAAACCTGAGCGGGATCGTGATGGAAGAGCTGAGCATGGGCATGTCCGGTGATTACCGGCTGGCTGCGGCTCACGGAGCGACGATGGTCCGGGTGGGAAGCGCAATTTTCGGACCCCGCGGATGACGGGAAAGAGGAGAGGAAAACACGTATGGCATTTAAGGATCTGATGAAGAGCATTGAAGGGGTTTTTTCCCGCGTGTCGGCGGATATCACACGCCGGCCGGACGGAGGCACCAGTCATTATCGTCCGCTGCGGAAGAAGACCGCGGAAGCCCAGCCCGGTGATATGACACAGATGCAGGGACAGGATCCCCGTTTTGTGCATACCGGTTTCACAGGCATGAATCCGCCGGTGAATTTCGGAGGATATGAGCAGGGCACCTTCGGCCAGACTGCATATGGCCAGACTGCTTTTGATCAGACCGCATACGGTCAGACTGCTTACAACCAGACAGCCTATAATCAGACAGCCTTCGGCCAGACGGCTTACGGTCAGCCGCAGGGCACCAGCTATTTCCCGCAGCAGGATCAGAATGCCCAGCAGGATTATGTGGGCAAGGGAAGCTTCAGCGGTCAGACCGGATTTACCCAGGCCCAGAGGAACAATATTTCCTATATGCCGGGCGTTGAGCCGCGGATGGAACGCGGACAGGTGCATGTTGAGCACATCATCACACTGACCGGCCTGAAGAGCTGCTACGAAGCAATTGAGTGCATGAAGGACGGGGAAACCCTGATCGTGATGCTGGACGCGATTGCCAATGACAGCGAAAGCATGCGGTGTCAGGATATGCTGGCCGGTGCTGCGTTTACACTGGGATGCTCAGTCCGGCTGCTGCAGGGCGCGCAGATCGTCATCATCGCACCGGAAGGCGTCAAGATCCTGCCCGAGCAGAACAATGCCCGCGTGATGATGCCCGGCGGGATGATGCAGCCGCCGGAAATGGTGGTACCCCCCATGACCGAGCCCGCGGAAGTTCCCTTCCAGGGCCGGCGGGAACACAGAACCAGCGCGAACGCGGCCGATTGGAACGCGGCGCGAAACGGCGAACTGCAGGGTTATAATCCCTACACCGGAACCATGCCGGTGGCAGCCGGAGCTTATGGCAGCTTCGGAGGGTATGGCTATTGATTTGGCGGAACCAAATCAATAGCAATTAACAATGAATAATTAACAATTCAGACTGAAAGTACCGGAAGGAGGGACGGACATGGAAAGAATCACTTCAGAAGTTATTGCGGAGAAAGAGTTTACTATCGCGTCAAGAGGGTACAATCAGGAAGAGGTGGATACCTTCCTGGACCTGATCTGTGAGGAAATGGACCGGCTGAACAACGAAATCCAGGACCTGCGCCAGAAGACAACAATGGTGCGTCCGTCCGCGCCGGCGGCTGAATCCTCCAGCGTGAGCAAAGAGGATGAGAACAAGTTCCGGGAGATCCTGGAGATGGCTGCAACCGTGAAGGAAGAAACCATCCGCAAGGCCCGGGAAGATGCTGAGGCGATCCGCCTGAAGGCAGAGACAGAGGCGAATGAGCGCCTGAACGGGTTGGCCGAAGAACGGGAAGGCCTGGAAAAAGAGGTTACCGCGCTGAAGGAAACTGCTGTGGAATACCGGCGCCAGTTTGAAGAGCTCCTGCATGCACAGCAGGAAGCCCTGGAAAAGGCTACGGGTCTGTTTTAACTGAAAGGGAGGCCTGAACATGTTTGGACGCAGACCGGATGGCAGACGACTCAATGACGTGGACCCGATCGTGCAGATTACCCCTTACCTGATGCCCATGCGCTGTGACGCGCAGGTTTTCCTGGAACACAAGATGGACTATGAGAAAGCCGCGCGCTATATCGCGGAAAAGAATCGGCAGGGGGAAAGAATTACCTTCATGCAGATCATTGCCGCGGCGTATGTGCGGTCTGTCAGCCAGCTGCCTGAACTGAACAGGTTTATTTTCAACAAGCAGTATTATGCCCGGAACAACTGCTCCCTTTCCTACGTGGTCCTCAAGGATCCGCAGAACAATGAGAGCAACGAAGTCACAGCCAGGATCGAGTTCGACCTGACAGATACGATCTTCGACGTCCGGGACCGGATGGTTGCCGCACAGGAAAAAATCCGGGATGAAGAGGATGACGCATTCCTGACCAAGCTGGCAGGGGCATTGCTGAAGATTCCGGGACTGGCCACCGGCATTGTGGGCCTGTACCGGCTGCTGGACCGCTACGGCCTTGCACCCGGATTCCTGATCCGGGAACTGCCCTTCTACAGCGGCCTGTTTATCACCAACAACGCGTCCATCGGCCTGAACCATGTATGGCATCACATCTATAACTTCGGCAATGTGAGCATGTTCATCGGCATGGGCACGATCATGAAGGAAGCCACTGTGGACAGTGAAGGCAAGAGCCGCATGAAGCGGTGGCTGCCGCTGGGCATGACCGCGGATGAGCGGATGTGCTCCGGCGCCCATTATTCCGCCTTCTTTGCCTCCATGGTCAAGTATATGGATGATCCGTCCCTGCTGGAAGTTCCGCCGGAATCTGTCCGGTTTGACATGGGCGGAAAGTATGAATACCACGTACCCAAAGTTAAAAAATTCTGACAACAAAAAGCCTGACAATGTCAGGCTTTTTCAATTCATAATTCATAATTCACAATTCATAATTATATAATGGTTAGCACTGAAAACTCGTTAACAATAATATATGTGCCCGGCGGAATCTAAAGCCAGGCAGCATCTGTGTGGAGAGCGTTTTTCGCCGGCACACATTTAATTCTGAATTCTGAATTCTTAATTCTTAATTATACAAAGCTCTCATCCCGGTTGAACAACGGAATAAAGTCCCGGTCGGCGGAATCCGGTTCCTGCAGGAAACCGGGAAGATCCAGGGCGATCATATGATCGCGGACACGGCTGTACTCCTTTTCCGTTATACGCCGGTCAAGTCCGGGAACGGATACGTCGTTGCAAGGGATATACTGGCGCATGAGGCTGACAGGAACGCCGGCGGGGAGTTCATCCCGAACCCAGGTGAGCAGGCGCAGGCTTTCCGAAGTGAAACCCGGCAGGATCAGGTGGCGGACCAGGGTGCCCCGGAGCATGATGCCGTTTTCATCATAAACGGGAGCACCGGTCTGGCGGCACATTTCCTTAATCGCGGCGGAGGTGACAGCAAAATAGTCCGGTGCCGCGGCGCACAGCCGTCCGGCACGGGCGGAGAAATGCTTCAGATCCGGAAGGTATACGTCAATGACTCCTTCGAGACGGCGGAGGGTATCCACGGTTTCATAGCCGGAGGTATTCCATACCAGGGGCAGAGGCGGGTGCCAGAGTTCCAGCGCCTCCAGGATCCGGGGAACAAAAGGGGTGCCTGTGATGAAGGACAGGGTGTGGACGCCCAGGTCCGTCAGGCGCTTCAGAGCGTCTGAAAGCTCCCGCGGGGTAAAAGGGCGGCCCTCATTCCGGTGGGAGATATCCCCGTTCTGGCAGTAGACGCAGCGGAGCGTGCAGCCGGAGAAAAAGACAGCGCCGGTTCCGTGGCTGCCGGATATGGGTGGTTCTTCCCACAGATGCGGGGCAATACGGGCAATAAGAATCTCCTCGCCGAGGCCGCAGAAGCCCGGCTGAAGGGAACGGTCAGCACCGCATTGACGAGGACAAAGTGTACATTTCATAATATAAAACAATAACCATCTTTCAGAATAAAAACAGGACGAACTGCAACGGAAAAACGTCCGCATCCGTATTATATAAGGGCGCAGGGGAAAAGGCAACGGCCGCGGGACTTGTGAACAAAAACGCTTTCAGATATAATACACACTGTCGGAAACTTTGCAGAAAAGGAGAAGACGAAGATTGGACAGATGGAATCGGAAAGATCAGAATACATATACCGGGATGAATGCCCAGCGCAGAAACCGGCGGAAACCGGAAACGGGCATTCCCGTCAGAGCGGAAGAATCGTCTGAATCCTCCGAAGTGCTGGCCAGCCTTGAACGCTGGCTTATTGATGATGAGCCCGAAAAGGAAACACAGGAGAAAGCGCCTGTAACAGAAGTGGCGGAGCAGACCGAAGAGGCGGATTTTCCTGAAGAGCCCGATATGCCGGCGGAGGAAGAACCGGCTGAGGCGAAGGAAACAGCAATTCCGGATCCTGAAAAGAAAGAAGAAAGTGATACTTCCGCGGCACCTGAGCTGCCGGAAGAATCTGAACCTGTCGAAAAAACAGAAGCATCTGAAGAGACACCGGCCGCGGTGCAGGGCGCGGACAGCCGGGTACCCGCGGAAGCGCGGCGCATGAGCGCCGCTCCTTACGGCACCGTCAAGCCGGAGGCCAGACGTCCAGGCACCCGTCCGCAGAACGCGTACCGCAGGCCGCCTATGCCTGAACAGAAGCAGACGCCGGTCCGTCCCAGGCGGGACGTACGGGAAGAGCCGCTTCGGACCGGCAGCAACAAAACCCAGGATAAAACATCCAGGGTACGGGTTGGCTATGCCCCGGGACGGATGAGCGACGGTATGACGCAGCAGGTTCCGATCCGGGAAACTGCCCGGGACACTGCCTGGGAACGGGAACAGCCGATGTATTCCCGTGACGCGAAAGCATATCTTGAAAAACGGAGTCAGCCTTTCCGGACGGAGAATGCAAAGGAAAAGGTGCAGGATCGTCCGGAGCATAAACTGCTGAGGATCATTGTGGCGCTGCTGGTGGTGATCGGCATCATCATTACCGGTGTACTGATCTTCAGGGACAGGGCGAACCAGAAGAATAATCCTGTCCGTGAAGCTCCGCGCGTCATCAACTTTATCCCGGTGGATGAAACGGAAGGACGCACCGCACCGGTGGATCTGGCTTTTACCGTGCTTACGGAGAAGGATGTATCCGGAATCCGCCTGCGGGGAGAAAACGACGAGGACCTGGATACTGAGGCCGCATCGACTGACAACTCGGATGGTACCAAGATATGGACCATGAAGATGCACGTGGAAACCGGACGGAACGGTACCGCCATTCTCCAGGTGCGCCGGGCTGATGAAGATAAGTGGTATGATACCAATTCCACGGTGGAACTGGAGATCCAGGGACCGCTGGATCTGCTGACGCCGAAGCCGGAGGAAGACGCTGAACCTGATCCGGTTGAGTATGACGATGACGATTATTACGACGAGGATGCGGAAAGAGCGAAAGAAGAAGGCGCTGAAGAAGGTGCCAACGGAGAGGCGTATCCTGAAGCAGAATCGGATGAGAATCCGAATATAGAGGCAGAAGACGTTACCGCAGATATATGGGCAGAGAACGTAGAAGGCGATCCGGATAACGAAACGGAGGGCGAAGGAGAACGGTATGACGACCTGCCGACCGGAGAATTGCGTACGCCTGAACCGACGCCTACCGTTGCACCGCCAACCCCTGTGCCGACTGAGACCCCGCCGCTGACGGCGCAGGCAGCGCCGGAAGCTGATCCGGGATTGATTTCCAGTACAACAGTATATACCAGTGCCACAAAGAAGGTTAAGAACTACAGCAGGCCGGCCAAGGAACTGATCCGTATGCCGGAGGCGGATGAATACACCACCAAGCAACTGGGCGTGATGACTTTCCGTGGCGACAATTTCCGCCGGAACGCAGCGGTAGGTACGCTGAGCGCGGCACCGACGGGACTGAAGGAAAAGTGGCATGCGGAGAGCGGAAGCTCACGGGGAACAAACCAGACTTATTACGGCTACGGATGGACCGGCCAGCCGGTGATTGCCCGCTGGAGCACACAGGTGCGTGAAGGAAGCAATCTGTTTGAAAAGAAAATCAATACAAAGGCCCTGAAGGAAGTCATCATTGCGGGTATGGACGGCAATATCCGATTCCTGGATCTGGCTGACGGAGAATTAACCCGCAACAGTATCAAGCTGGGCTACCCCATGCGCGGTACGCCGACACTGCATACCGGCGGTTATCCCTTCATGAGTGTAGGTCAGTTTGCCCGGAAGATGAAGGTGAAGACCGGAAAAATCGGCCTGAGGCAGTACAACCTGTATTCCCAGAAAGAGCAGAAACTGCTGGACGGCCTGGATGGAAAGTACCATCGGCCGCTGAACGATGTCGGAAGTTTTGAAACCTCAGCGCTGATTGACAGGACCAGCGATACGCTGATCGCTGCCGGATCAAACGGCATGCTGTACCTGGAATCCCTGAACTCGAGCTTCGACTATAACGCGAAGGTGCTGACCATTGATCCTTCCATCACCGTTATGAACTATAAGGTGAAGGGACAGAAGAGCACAGCCCTGCTGGCAATCGAATCCTCTCCCGCCGCGTATGACAAGTACGTCTACATGGCAAACATGGGAGGCGTTCTCATGTGCATTGACACGGATACCCTGAAGCCTGTCTGGGCAGTGAATACCGGGGACTCCGTCATGGCGGCGGTTGCCATGGATATGCAGATCAGGGAGAATGCCCAGGAAACGTCGGTGCCTGCAGAGGCAGGAGACGAAGACGATCCCAAGGACAAGGCTCCGGCGGACAACCGGGAGCTGAGTCTGTACACGGCGAATATGCTGAACAACCGGAAAAAGGGTGACAGCGATATCCAGATCCGCAGGTATGACGCACTGAGCGGAAAGGAAATCTGGAAGGCTTCCGTCGGCGTAACCAAGGGCAAGAAGGATAAGGATGACGTCGGCGCCAAGGCCTCCCCGGTGATTGGACAGCATGAACTGAACAACCTGGTTTATTTCACGGTGACCGGTCTTTCTGACGAAGGCAGGCAGCAGCTTGGCCTTTCCGGTGAGACGCCTGCCGTCCTGATTGCGCTGGAAAAAGCAAGCGGAAAGATTGTCTGGTCCTACGGTCTTTCCAGCCGCAGCGAATCTTCACCCATCGCGGTGTATGACGAAAAAGGAAACGGCTGGATCATCCAGTGTGAACAGAACGGCACCATCCACCTGCTGGAGGGACTGACAGGAAGCGTTGTGGATACAATGCAGCTGAATGCTGAGATTGAAGCTTCCCCCGCCGCCTATGGCAGCACGGTGGTTATCGGTACTACGGGTAAAAACACGTCCTTTGTTTACGGCATTGAACTCGAGCTTGCGCAGGTGCATGATGAGGAGGGCGGCTATGAAGAAGATTCTGGCGGCGCTTGATCAGGGAACTACCAGCTCCCGGGCGGTGATCTTTACCGAAGACGGAGAGATTATTGCGGCCTTCAACAAGGAATTCCCCCAGCATTACCCGAAACCCGGCTGGGTGGAACATGATCCCAAAGATATCCTGAACAGCCAGATTACGGCCCTGAGGGAAGCTGTACGCCTGAGTGGTGTGAACGCGGCGGATATCGCCGCGATCGGCATTACCAATCAGCGGGAAACCACTTTCCTCTGGGACCGGAACACAGGCGAATGCGTAGGCAACGCCATTGTCTGGCAGTGCAGGCGGACCAGCCAGATTGTGGACCGGCTTGTGGCGGACGGCTGCGGCGACATGATCCGTGAAAAGACGGGCC is a window encoding:
- a CDS encoding 2-oxo acid dehydrogenase subunit E2, producing MFGRRPDGRRLNDVDPIVQITPYLMPMRCDAQVFLEHKMDYEKAARYIAEKNRQGERITFMQIIAAAYVRSVSQLPELNRFIFNKQYYARNNCSLSYVVLKDPQNNESNEVTARIEFDLTDTIFDVRDRMVAAQEKIRDEEDDAFLTKLAGALLKIPGLATGIVGLYRLLDRYGLAPGFLIRELPFYSGLFITNNASIGLNHVWHHIYNFGNVSMFIGMGTIMKEATVDSEGKSRMKRWLPLGMTADERMCSGAHYSAFFASMVKYMDDPSLLEVPPESVRFDMGGKYEYHVPKVKKF
- a CDS encoding YggS family pyridoxal phosphate-dependent enzyme; this translates as MTREELESRVERVRQELEEASAGRYPIPKLIAVTKTHSAEEILPLAEMGITDIGENRVQELLTKLPELQDRFQIHLIGRLQRNKVKQIVGDVCMIQSVDSEPLAREIHNRALAAGRRMPVLVEISPAGEEQKGGVPFEETEAFLKQIAPLEGIEIRGLMAVMPLTEDQDYLDGLFARTRGLFDRIRDKNLSGIVMEELSMGMSGDYRLAAAHGATMVRVGSAIFGPRG
- a CDS encoding cell division protein SepF gives rise to the protein MAFKDLMKSIEGVFSRVSADITRRPDGGTSHYRPLRKKTAEAQPGDMTQMQGQDPRFVHTGFTGMNPPVNFGGYEQGTFGQTAYGQTAFDQTAYGQTAYNQTAYNQTAFGQTAYGQPQGTSYFPQQDQNAQQDYVGKGSFSGQTGFTQAQRNNISYMPGVEPRMERGQVHVEHIITLTGLKSCYEAIECMKDGETLIVMLDAIANDSESMRCQDMLAGAAFTLGCSVRLLQGAQIVIIAPEGVKILPEQNNARVMMPGGMMQPPEMVVPPMTEPAEVPFQGRREHRTSANAADWNAARNGELQGYNPYTGTMPVAAGAYGSFGGYGY
- a CDS encoding DivIVA domain-containing protein, with amino-acid sequence MERITSEVIAEKEFTIASRGYNQEEVDTFLDLICEEMDRLNNEIQDLRQKTTMVRPSAPAAESSSVSKEDENKFREILEMAATVKEETIRKAREDAEAIRLKAETEANERLNGLAEEREGLEKEVTALKETAVEYRRQFEELLHAQQEALEKATGLF
- a CDS encoding HlyD family efflux transporter periplasmic adaptor subunit, with protein sequence MPTLQEKKRMSVPQIMLIVLALAFAAWYLITSLAPEAAPYAQITAGVIGSRYTGDCLIVRDETPFDQEAVSSVEYLAEEGSYVSPGTDICNVYSSGFSTRELETLQDFRDQIKEYQVKLLNAEINTDPQMEKLEAEVLTRAREVRELIGGARGNMNNQEALLAAAIRARQSRLKEKYSGDQRMTRLYDDEQSQLQRIASWTKKSVALKEGLVSFYSDGYEYDLTITNYDKFSPAQVRAMINGQKPASSNDISSKGKTTIYRVVRDGHWVVLMLIKDSNWNPVEGAIYELKLENFKDTMVQAQVLSFTRTGGELEVRLDVQSKVQPVLYIRTCSGVLGDNVTSLTVPTKAIYTQDNMPGVVVVDGEYPFFIPVNVMDEKDGMVYISPIQQGTLYEGQTVKLF
- a CDS encoding HPr family phosphocarrier protein encodes the protein MKSAMIRLSLVENVNNFVNIVARYPYEMDLRAGRHVVDAKSILGIFSLDLSKPITLEIYSDDCSDLLEEISPFLMKEE
- a CDS encoding peptidoglycan-binding domain-containing protein, coding for MDLMKTLLIYMSATMALAVNSTAAPKETPVPTPAATAIVETVDTQAENPEKVPAVAVTNAAKPTAQITPAPVPTITPNVKAYHNLTMGTKGKEVKKLQEKLIEKGYLPEGSADGAYGRQTYNAVKKFQYYNGLKADGIAGRATQTNLFENPEMVDNPEKTEETETPAPEANSVVMLATPAPAETAAPEATDAPEPEATADEVPATDVPATDAPVTETPAGEAEATAEPEPTAEPEKTEEPKEETKQTAEDVPEDIEDIDLDAEEYEIINALVALNEADGPLEFIATEDGVPVTAKPRVSQCKDKIRISLDDLCKCVEGWKLTDDGVGTVVLEAAGYTLALYDENQGCTATVNGTQITIAEDDYDFVSEGHFINAQFLATALKGEAAWDKEENTLMLRIRDKDAVQYAD
- the purR gene encoding pur operon repressor; translated protein: MDRIRRNERMTAMIKLLSGTPNRIFTLNSFCELFGSAKSTMSEDVDLLQQVTKAFDLGEIDTVTGAAGGVRYRPKVSREKARATIEKLCADLSGTERVLPGGFLYYSDILSMPEIVNRMGEIIATEYYDTEPDFVLTMETKGIPVAFATANALGVPLVIARHSSRVYEGSAVNINYVSGSGSIETMSLSRRAVKENQQALIVDDFLKGGGTAGGMVELMREFNVKVVGMAFVMATASPEKKRITGEKSLMTLEVTDGDPAVAVVRPAEWLK
- a CDS encoding outer membrane protein assembly factor BamB family protein; the encoded protein is MDRWNRKDQNTYTGMNAQRRNRRKPETGIPVRAEESSESSEVLASLERWLIDDEPEKETQEKAPVTEVAEQTEEADFPEEPDMPAEEEPAEAKETAIPDPEKKEESDTSAAPELPEESEPVEKTEASEETPAAVQGADSRVPAEARRMSAAPYGTVKPEARRPGTRPQNAYRRPPMPEQKQTPVRPRRDVREEPLRTGSNKTQDKTSRVRVGYAPGRMSDGMTQQVPIRETARDTAWEREQPMYSRDAKAYLEKRSQPFRTENAKEKVQDRPEHKLLRIIVALLVVIGIIITGVLIFRDRANQKNNPVREAPRVINFIPVDETEGRTAPVDLAFTVLTEKDVSGIRLRGENDEDLDTEAASTDNSDGTKIWTMKMHVETGRNGTAILQVRRADEDKWYDTNSTVELEIQGPLDLLTPKPEEDAEPDPVEYDDDDYYDEDAERAKEEGAEEGANGEAYPEAESDENPNIEAEDVTADIWAENVEGDPDNETEGEGERYDDLPTGELRTPEPTPTVAPPTPVPTETPPLTAQAAPEADPGLISSTTVYTSATKKVKNYSRPAKELIRMPEADEYTTKQLGVMTFRGDNFRRNAAVGTLSAAPTGLKEKWHAESGSSRGTNQTYYGYGWTGQPVIARWSTQVREGSNLFEKKINTKALKEVIIAGMDGNIRFLDLADGELTRNSIKLGYPMRGTPTLHTGGYPFMSVGQFARKMKVKTGKIGLRQYNLYSQKEQKLLDGLDGKYHRPLNDVGSFETSALIDRTSDTLIAAGSNGMLYLESLNSSFDYNAKVLTIDPSITVMNYKVKGQKSTALLAIESSPAAYDKYVYMANMGGVLMCIDTDTLKPVWAVNTGDSVMAAVAMDMQIRENAQETSVPAEAGDEDDPKDKAPADNRELSLYTANMLNNRKKGDSDIQIRRYDALSGKEIWKASVGVTKGKKDKDDVGAKASPVIGQHELNNLVYFTVTGLSDEGRQQLGLSGETPAVLIALEKASGKIVWSYGLSSRSESSPIAVYDEKGNGWIIQCEQNGTIHLLEGLTGSVVDTMQLNAEIEASPAAYGSTVVIGTTGKNTSFVYGIELELAQVHDEEGGYEEDSGGA
- a CDS encoding radical SAM protein, with protein sequence MKCTLCPRQCGADRSLQPGFCGLGEEILIARIAPHLWEEPPISGSHGTGAVFFSGCTLRCVYCQNGDISHRNEGRPFTPRELSDALKRLTDLGVHTLSFITGTPFVPRILEALELWHPPLPLVWNTSGYETVDTLRRLEGVIDVYLPDLKHFSARAGRLCAAAPDYFAVTSAAIKEMCRQTGAPVYDENGIMLRGTLVRHLILPGFTSESLRLLTWVRDELPAGVPVSLMRQYIPCNDVSVPGLDRRITEKEYSRVRDHMIALDLPGFLQEPDSADRDFIPLFNRDESFV